A region from the Saccharomonospora azurea NA-128 genome encodes:
- a CDS encoding MFS transporter gives MGREASPPAAEVLAFGDPAARWVLAATVLGSGLAFLDATVVNIALPAIGRDLGADVTGLTWTVNAYTLTLAACVLVGGSLGDRFGRRRVFLIGVAWFGAASVACAMATGVPVLVVARALQGVGAALLTPGALAILRTTFREADRSRAIGVWSGLAGLTGAVGPFLGGWLLGVGSWRWIFLINVPIVLGVLAIGARFVPESRDARAPERIDALGAALAVLGLGAVTYGLSVWPVEGGGSAVVLAALGLGVVTLVGFVAWERTTSVPMLPLRLFSAPRFAVANLVTFLVYAGLGGVFFWLVVALQVVAGWTPLAAGLSLLPITGLMLVFSPSAGVLGDKLGPRIPMTAGPLLGAVGVALLARVGPETSSWPEVVLPVTVLGVGLTLTVTPLTSTALGAVPDEHAGLASGVNNAVARTGGLVIVAALPTLTGLGAEGFGDAGVLAPAFRIAMLVCAALLAVGGIVAALFLRPPRRAPEEESVCPRYHCAIAQPPVAVAEDRSGRPSG, from the coding sequence GTGGGACGAGAGGCGTCACCACCGGCGGCGGAGGTGCTGGCGTTCGGCGATCCCGCCGCCCGGTGGGTGCTGGCGGCGACGGTGCTGGGGTCCGGTCTCGCGTTCTTGGACGCCACGGTCGTGAACATCGCGCTGCCCGCCATCGGCCGGGACCTGGGCGCCGACGTCACGGGCCTGACCTGGACGGTCAACGCCTACACGCTGACCTTGGCTGCGTGCGTGCTCGTCGGTGGTTCGCTGGGAGACCGCTTCGGCCGCCGACGTGTGTTCCTGATCGGAGTCGCGTGGTTCGGTGCGGCGTCGGTGGCGTGTGCGATGGCCACGGGCGTGCCCGTACTCGTCGTGGCGCGCGCGTTGCAGGGAGTCGGCGCGGCCCTGCTGACACCGGGTGCCCTGGCGATCCTGCGCACGACCTTCCGCGAGGCCGACCGGTCGCGCGCGATCGGTGTGTGGTCGGGGTTGGCAGGCCTGACCGGCGCGGTCGGTCCGTTCCTCGGCGGGTGGCTGCTCGGCGTCGGGTCGTGGCGGTGGATCTTTCTGATCAACGTGCCGATCGTGCTCGGTGTCCTGGCCATCGGGGCCCGTTTCGTGCCGGAGTCCCGGGACGCGCGGGCGCCCGAGCGCATCGACGCTCTCGGCGCCGCGCTGGCCGTCCTCGGGCTGGGCGCCGTCACCTACGGCTTGTCGGTGTGGCCGGTCGAGGGCGGGGGGTCGGCGGTGGTGCTCGCGGCGCTCGGGCTGGGCGTGGTGACGCTGGTGGGGTTCGTCGCCTGGGAGCGCACGACCTCCGTGCCGATGTTGCCGTTGCGCCTCTTCTCCGCGCCGAGGTTCGCGGTCGCGAACCTGGTGACCTTCCTCGTCTACGCCGGACTCGGCGGCGTGTTCTTCTGGCTCGTGGTGGCGTTGCAGGTCGTGGCGGGGTGGACGCCGCTCGCGGCGGGACTGTCGCTGCTTCCGATCACCGGGCTGATGCTGGTGTTCTCCCCGAGCGCCGGCGTGCTGGGCGACAAACTCGGACCCCGGATCCCCATGACGGCAGGGCCACTACTGGGCGCGGTGGGTGTCGCACTCCTGGCGCGCGTGGGGCCGGAGACGTCCTCGTGGCCGGAGGTCGTGCTTCCCGTGACGGTGCTCGGTGTCGGCCTCACCCTGACCGTGACCCCGTTGACCTCGACCGCGCTTGGTGCCGTCCCGGACGAGCACGCCGGGCTGGCCAGCGGTGTCAACAACGCCGTCGCGCGCACGGGTGGGCTCGTCATCGTCGCCGCGCTTCCGACACTCACCGGACTGGGAGCGGAAGGGTTCGGCGACGCAGGCGTGCTCGCACCGGCGTTTCGCATCGCGATGCTCGTCTGCGCGGCGTTGTTGGCGGTGGGCGGAATCGTCGCGGCGCTGTTCCTCCGCCCGCCACGACGGGCGCCCGAGGAGGAGAGCGTCTGCCCGCGCTATCACTGCGCGATCGCCCAGCCTCCGGTCGCCGTTGCGGAAGATCGTTCGGGACGGCCCTCCGGCTGA
- a CDS encoding chloride channel protein — protein sequence MTSKHPGDQGIPPDSVAASRPRTPAELLRSRHYLAALALAGLLGVPVALASYGFLQLSLYAQRGLFGELPHALGLGREPVWWPLPLVAFGGLVVGLVIRYLPGSGGESPVDGFSPGGPPTARHLPGIALAALGTLAFGAVLGPEAPLIALGGGLAALAVRALKRGAPKQAVALIGAAGSFAAISTLLGSPLLGAFLLMEIASAGTGLTSVLLVPGLLASGLGALIFVGLDSVTGLVKPSLVIPNLPEVRELTVAQFCWAVVIGVGAALLGTAIRHLGAVLRGWVRRRVVVATTAAGLVVGLLACLYAVLTGKSTSDVLFSGQEALGPLLEHSSEYSAGTLVLLLGAKALAYGVSLSAFRGGPVFPAMFLGATAGLALSHLPGLTPVPAAAMGIGALCVTMLGLPLVSVLLATLLLLSSGLVVMPLVIVSVVVAYVVRAWLPSVPPESPSEG from the coding sequence GTGACCTCGAAGCACCCGGGAGATCAGGGCATTCCCCCCGATTCAGTTGCTGCGAGCCGGCCACGCACTCCCGCGGAGTTGCTGCGCTCCCGCCACTACCTCGCCGCGCTCGCGTTGGCGGGTCTGCTCGGTGTCCCCGTCGCACTGGCGTCGTACGGGTTCCTCCAGCTCTCGCTGTACGCGCAGCGTGGGTTGTTCGGCGAGCTGCCGCACGCACTCGGCCTCGGCCGGGAACCGGTGTGGTGGCCGCTGCCACTGGTGGCGTTCGGCGGACTGGTCGTGGGGCTCGTGATCCGGTACCTGCCCGGATCCGGCGGCGAGTCCCCGGTGGACGGCTTCTCCCCGGGCGGCCCGCCCACGGCCCGGCACCTACCCGGCATCGCGCTCGCGGCACTGGGCACGCTCGCGTTCGGCGCGGTGCTCGGGCCCGAAGCACCGTTGATCGCGCTCGGGGGCGGGCTCGCGGCCTTGGCGGTCCGCGCGCTGAAACGGGGTGCCCCGAAACAGGCCGTGGCCCTGATCGGCGCCGCGGGCAGCTTCGCCGCGATCAGCACGTTGCTCGGCTCTCCCCTCCTCGGCGCGTTCCTGCTGATGGAGATCGCGAGCGCGGGCACGGGGCTCACGTCGGTCCTGCTCGTGCCGGGGCTGCTGGCGTCCGGGCTCGGGGCGCTCATCTTCGTCGGCCTGGACTCGGTGACCGGCCTGGTGAAGCCGTCGCTGGTGATCCCGAACCTGCCCGAGGTGCGCGAGCTGACCGTGGCGCAGTTCTGCTGGGCCGTCGTCATCGGTGTCGGGGCGGCGTTGCTGGGGACGGCGATCCGCCATCTCGGCGCGGTGCTGCGCGGCTGGGTGCGGCGACGCGTCGTCGTGGCCACGACGGCAGCGGGCCTGGTCGTGGGCCTGCTGGCCTGCCTCTACGCCGTCCTCACCGGGAAGAGCACGAGCGACGTGCTCTTCTCCGGGCAGGAGGCATTGGGCCCCCTGCTGGAGCACAGCAGCGAGTACTCGGCCGGGACGCTGGTGCTGTTGCTCGGAGCCAAGGCACTCGCATACGGCGTCTCGTTGAGCGCGTTTCGGGGCGGGCCCGTGTTCCCGGCGATGTTCCTCGGCGCTACCGCAGGGCTGGCGTTGTCCCACCTGCCCGGCCTGACTCCCGTTCCGGCCGCCGCCATGGGCATCGGGGCCCTGTGCGTGACGATGCTCGGGCTGCCGCTGGTGTCGGTGCTCCTGGCCACGCTGTTGCTGCTCTCCAGCGGCCTCGTCGTGATGCCGTTGGTCATCGTCTCGGTCGTGGTGGCCTACGTGGTTCGAGCCTGGCTTCCGTCCGTACCCCCGGAATCCCCGTCGGAGGGTTAG
- a CDS encoding 5-oxoprolinase subunit C family protein, producing the protein MSSGISTATVVEANFAMLQDAGRPAGASWGIAANGALDQFSYHYGNALVGNPTSLPSLETVLTDLVVRFDHAAVVAVTGAPAVVTVDGHPARSNQATIVPAGAELAVREIREGLRCYVSVFGGFQGGQTFLGSVAPDRTLKFGLDLVPGLELRYGSGERLDTRAREYPFPVLDPPRRPFPAAGQLGVLPGENADLFEDSAAELFAAEYVMTEKTDAVGSRLSGHVPRRHTHGEILSRALPIGSIEVPGGDELLVLNRGRGLSAGYPVVGVICTSSMNELSQTRPGAAVRFVPITEEDARRLRFREAEVVQSTRERMATILDSPRVGGAGERRTHESRRR; encoded by the coding sequence GTGTCGAGCGGGATTAGCACGGCCACCGTGGTCGAGGCCAACTTCGCGATGCTGCAGGACGCCGGGCGTCCGGCCGGAGCGTCGTGGGGCATCGCCGCGAACGGCGCTCTGGACCAGTTCTCCTACCACTACGGCAACGCGCTGGTGGGCAACCCGACGAGCCTGCCGTCCCTGGAGACCGTGCTGACGGACCTCGTCGTCCGGTTCGACCACGCGGCGGTGGTCGCCGTGACCGGAGCACCCGCCGTGGTCACCGTCGACGGGCACCCGGCGCGGTCGAACCAGGCGACGATCGTGCCCGCGGGCGCGGAACTGGCGGTGCGGGAGATCCGAGAGGGCCTGCGCTGTTACGTCAGCGTGTTCGGCGGCTTCCAGGGTGGGCAGACGTTCCTCGGCAGTGTGGCTCCGGACCGCACCCTGAAGTTCGGGTTGGACCTCGTTCCGGGACTGGAACTGCGTTACGGCTCCGGCGAGCGCCTCGACACGCGTGCCCGCGAGTATCCGTTCCCCGTCCTGGACCCGCCGCGCCGACCGTTTCCGGCGGCAGGGCAGCTCGGTGTGCTCCCGGGCGAGAATGCCGACCTCTTCGAGGACTCGGCCGCGGAGCTGTTCGCGGCCGAGTACGTCATGACGGAGAAGACCGACGCGGTGGGCTCGCGGCTGTCCGGCCACGTCCCCCGGCGCCACACGCACGGCGAGATCCTCTCGCGGGCGCTGCCGATCGGGTCGATCGAGGTGCCCGGCGGCGACGAGCTGCTGGTGTTGAACCGCGGGCGTGGTCTGTCCGCGGGCTATCCCGTGGTCGGCGTCATCTGCACGTCGTCGATGAACGAGCTCTCGCAGACCCGTCCCGGAGCCGCGGTGCGGTTCGTACCGATCACCGAGGAGGACGCTCGCCGGCTGCGGTTCCGGGAGGCGGAGGTCGTCCAATCCACCCGCGAACGGATGGCGACGATCCTCGACTCCCCGCGGGTGGGCGGAGCCGGTGAACGGAGAACTCACGAATCGAGGAGAAGATGA
- the nhaA gene encoding Na+/H+ antiporter NhaA, whose product MPTPVRRFLSTEAGSASLLLAATVVALLWANSPWSASYEVVWGTELSLSFAGADLSMDLEHWVVDGLMALFFFSVGLEVRREFSVGELTNRRRAAIAVVAAVGGLVVPTVLYLLLAPAGDAVHGWGVVIGTDTAFLLGALAVVGPRFSTQLRIFLLTLTVIDDIMAVSVIGIFYSGSVDFLALFVALVFGGVLWGLGRLGVWRATPYVVAVVGLWLATVESGLHAAIAGMLGGLLVGARSPVREEVEQAARWFRAFRQSPRVEVGRTARFGLDRAISVNERLQAAIHPWASYVVVPLFALANAGIDLRNGVLTEALTSRLTWAVVIALVLGKFVGISLSTVLGVRLGVGRLPRGVGLGHVFGGAALSGIGFTVALLIARLAFDDPVMRDEAIVGVLLAAVLATALGWAVFRIAVRFGGQTDADLPRRLDPPVDAGRDNVRGDVDAPLTLVEYGDFECPFCSRATGVTRELRARFGPNLRYVFRHLPLSDVHPHAEFAARAAVAAQWQGKFWEMHDVLFEHQDQLEFEDVAGYASELGLDVEVFLRDLESEEAAAVVQADLVSAEASGAVSTPTFFVGSRRHVGPHDTETLAMELEASRNRSEV is encoded by the coding sequence GTGCCCACGCCGGTCCGCCGGTTCCTCAGCACCGAGGCGGGTAGTGCGTCGCTGCTCCTCGCGGCGACGGTGGTGGCGTTGCTCTGGGCCAACTCGCCGTGGTCGGCGTCGTACGAGGTCGTGTGGGGCACGGAGCTGTCGCTGTCGTTCGCGGGGGCCGACCTGTCGATGGACCTGGAGCACTGGGTCGTCGACGGTCTGATGGCGCTGTTCTTCTTCTCCGTCGGGCTGGAGGTGCGCCGCGAGTTCTCCGTCGGGGAGCTCACGAACCGGCGCCGGGCCGCGATCGCGGTGGTCGCGGCGGTCGGCGGTCTGGTGGTGCCGACGGTGCTCTACCTGCTGCTGGCGCCCGCGGGCGACGCCGTGCACGGCTGGGGTGTGGTCATCGGGACCGACACGGCGTTCCTGCTGGGCGCACTCGCCGTGGTGGGCCCGCGGTTCTCGACCCAGCTGCGGATCTTCCTGCTCACCCTGACGGTGATCGACGACATCATGGCCGTCAGCGTGATCGGGATCTTCTACTCCGGTTCGGTCGATTTCCTCGCGCTGTTCGTCGCGTTGGTGTTCGGCGGGGTCCTCTGGGGGCTCGGCCGGCTGGGCGTGTGGCGGGCGACCCCGTACGTCGTCGCCGTGGTCGGGTTGTGGCTCGCCACGGTGGAGTCGGGCCTGCACGCGGCCATCGCCGGGATGCTCGGTGGGTTGCTGGTGGGGGCCCGCAGTCCCGTGCGGGAGGAGGTCGAGCAGGCCGCGCGCTGGTTCCGGGCGTTCCGGCAGTCGCCGCGGGTCGAGGTGGGCCGCACGGCGCGGTTCGGGCTGGACCGGGCGATCTCGGTGAACGAGCGTCTGCAGGCCGCGATCCATCCGTGGGCCAGCTACGTCGTCGTGCCGCTGTTCGCCCTGGCCAACGCCGGGATCGACCTCCGCAACGGTGTGCTCACCGAGGCCCTCACCTCCCGCCTGACGTGGGCTGTGGTGATCGCGTTGGTGCTCGGCAAGTTCGTCGGGATCAGCCTGAGCACGGTGCTCGGCGTCCGGCTGGGCGTCGGTCGGCTGCCCCGGGGAGTCGGTCTCGGGCACGTGTTCGGGGGAGCCGCGTTGTCGGGGATCGGGTTCACCGTCGCGCTGCTCATCGCCCGTCTCGCGTTCGACGACCCGGTCATGCGTGACGAGGCGATCGTCGGTGTCCTGCTGGCCGCGGTGCTCGCGACGGCGCTGGGCTGGGCGGTGTTCCGCATCGCCGTACGGTTCGGCGGGCAGACCGACGCGGACCTCCCGCGTCGCCTCGACCCGCCGGTCGACGCGGGACGGGACAACGTGCGCGGTGACGTCGATGCGCCGCTGACCCTGGTCGAGTACGGCGACTTCGAGTGCCCCTTCTGTTCCCGTGCCACGGGCGTGACCCGCGAGCTGAGGGCGCGATTCGGCCCGAACCTGCGCTACGTGTTCCGGCATCTCCCGTTGTCGGACGTCCATCCCCATGCCGAGTTCGCGGCTCGGGCCGCGGTGGCCGCACAGTGGCAGGGCAAGTTCTGGGAGATGCACGACGTCCTCTTCGAGCACCAGGACCAACTCGAGTTCGAGGACGTCGCCGGGTACGCCTCGGAGCTGGGTCTCGACGTGGAGGTCTTCCTCCGGGATCTGGAGTCCGAGGAGGCGGCCGCCGTGGTGCAGGCCGACCTGGTGAGCGCGGAGGCCAGTGGGGCGGTCAGCACGCCGACGTTCTTCGTCGGTTCGCGGCGGCACGTGGGCCCGCACGACACGGAGACGTTGGCGATGGAGCTCGAGGCGTCCCGCAACCGGTCGGAGGTCTGA
- a CDS encoding 5-oxoprolinase subunit B family protein — protein MEGGVHISSQGDAALRVRFTADDAEERWRGVRRLVSRLDELRLPAISGVAATYDSALIEFDSLGISPEDLRSLLHYVSTRAAAVNSLPSMPSSGVPAGEEPRYFRVPVRYGGDRGPDLALVAELFGESEDDLIARHSADWYLVRCFGAPAASPMMDGLGREVSVPRRSDPRVRVPGGSVALAGVQSLIYSVNAPGGWQLIGHTPVELVSAHSDEVCAYRPGDYVGYFPITDAEWDRYEGSPMEEFRVERD, from the coding sequence ATGGAGGGCGGAGTCCACATCTCGTCGCAGGGCGACGCGGCCCTGCGGGTCCGGTTCACCGCGGACGACGCCGAGGAACGCTGGCGCGGCGTGCGCCGTCTGGTCTCGCGCCTCGACGAGCTGCGGCTCCCGGCGATCAGCGGTGTCGCGGCCACCTACGACTCGGCGCTGATCGAGTTCGACAGCCTCGGCATCAGCCCGGAGGATCTCCGGTCGCTGCTCCACTACGTGAGCACGCGGGCCGCGGCGGTGAACTCCCTGCCCTCCATGCCCTCCAGCGGAGTCCCGGCCGGCGAGGAACCGCGGTACTTCCGGGTCCCGGTCCGTTACGGCGGAGACCGAGGCCCCGATCTCGCGCTGGTGGCGGAGCTGTTCGGGGAGAGCGAGGACGACCTGATCGCGCGGCACAGCGCGGACTGGTACCTGGTGCGGTGTTTCGGCGCGCCCGCGGCCTCGCCGATGATGGACGGACTCGGCCGCGAGGTCTCGGTTCCCCGCCGATCGGATCCCCGGGTCCGAGTGCCCGGTGGGTCGGTCGCGCTGGCCGGTGTCCAGTCGCTGATCTACTCGGTGAACGCGCCGGGTGGGTGGCAGCTGATCGGGCACACGCCCGTGGAGCTCGTGTCCGCCCACAGCGACGAGGTGTGCGCCTACCGCCCCGGTGACTACGTGGGCTACTTCCCGATCACCGACGCCGAGTGGGATCGGTACGAGGGTTCGCCGATGGAGGAGTTCCGTGTCGAGCGGGATTAG
- a CDS encoding UBP-type zinc finger domain-containing protein, with the protein MDGPCEHVELVSSVEPSADGCEDCLRTGDQWVHLRICMSCGHVGCCDSSPNRHATAHWQSRPEHPIVRSFEPGENWWWCFPDARLFEVASAAPAPSHS; encoded by the coding sequence ATGGACGGCCCCTGCGAGCACGTCGAGCTGGTGAGCAGCGTCGAGCCGTCGGCCGACGGCTGCGAGGACTGCCTTCGGACCGGGGACCAGTGGGTGCACTTGCGCATCTGCATGTCGTGCGGGCACGTCGGCTGCTGCGACAGCTCACCGAACCGCCATGCCACCGCTCACTGGCAGAGCCGGCCCGAGCACCCGATCGTGCGCTCGTTCGAGCCGGGCGAGAACTGGTGGTGGTGCTTTCCCGACGCGCGACTGTTCGAGGTGGCGTCGGCGGCGCCCGCGCCCTCGCACTCCTGA
- a CDS encoding RidA family protein, which produces MTHSELAGLSVPTPQGHYRPVRRCGDILATAGMTPRVRGEMRYPGRVGAELSLDDARDAARIAVRNALMALTVEDEGLQRVRLLRMTVYVSAVDGFAEHSAVADAASDVVVRVLGERGACARSAIGVASLPGRACVEIELTALVEQR; this is translated from the coding sequence ATGACGCACTCGGAGCTGGCCGGACTGTCCGTCCCGACACCGCAAGGCCACTACCGGCCGGTGCGGCGCTGCGGGGACATCCTCGCGACCGCGGGAATGACCCCGCGCGTGCGGGGCGAGATGCGGTACCCGGGGCGAGTGGGCGCCGAGCTGTCCCTCGACGACGCGCGGGACGCGGCCCGGATCGCGGTCCGCAACGCGCTGATGGCGCTCACCGTCGAGGACGAGGGACTCCAGCGCGTGCGGTTGCTCAGGATGACGGTGTACGTGTCGGCGGTCGACGGGTTCGCCGAGCACTCGGCCGTCGCCGACGCGGCGTCGGACGTGGTGGTGCGCGTGCTGGGTGAGCGGGGCGCGTGTGCTCGCTCGGCCATCGGCGTGGCGTCGCTGCCCGGCCGGGCGTGCGTCGAGATCGAGCTGACGGCGCTGGTCGAGCAGCGCTGA
- a CDS encoding DUF5996 family protein, whose amino-acid sequence MESPWPALPVATWQPTRDTFTLWLQIIGKIRIARTPLINHWWNAPLYLTARGLTTSLIPDGAGRSFSVDLDLLEHRLEVLTTRGESRTVELAPKPVKQFHAELGEALDALALCTDIWPMPVELPDAIPFTTDTTHADYDADAVTTFWRILVEIERVFTEFRARFVGKSSPVHLFWGALDLAATRFSGRPAPPHPGRVPNCGPHVMHEAYSQEVSSCGYWPGGDGEGLFYSYAYPEPEGYRREPAGPAAACFDEDLGEFVLPYTDVRTARDPDGMLLDFLQRTYEAAANTGRWARSALERGQATE is encoded by the coding sequence GTGGAGTCCCCGTGGCCCGCGCTCCCGGTGGCGACGTGGCAGCCCACGCGTGACACGTTCACGCTCTGGCTGCAGATCATCGGCAAGATCCGCATCGCGCGCACGCCGTTGATCAATCACTGGTGGAACGCGCCGCTCTATCTCACCGCGCGGGGACTGACGACCTCCCTGATCCCGGACGGCGCGGGGCGGAGTTTCTCCGTCGACCTCGATCTGCTGGAGCACCGGCTGGAGGTGCTCACGACGCGGGGCGAGTCGCGCACCGTCGAGTTGGCGCCGAAGCCCGTGAAGCAGTTCCACGCCGAGCTGGGGGAGGCGCTCGACGCTCTGGCATTGTGCACCGACATCTGGCCGATGCCCGTCGAACTCCCCGACGCCATCCCGTTCACCACCGACACGACGCACGCGGACTACGACGCCGACGCCGTGACCACGTTCTGGCGGATCCTGGTCGAAATCGAGCGGGTCTTCACCGAGTTCCGGGCGCGGTTCGTGGGCAAGTCGAGCCCGGTCCACCTCTTCTGGGGTGCGCTCGACCTCGCGGCGACCCGGTTCTCGGGCCGCCCCGCACCACCGCATCCCGGCAGGGTGCCGAACTGCGGCCCTCACGTGATGCACGAGGCGTACTCGCAGGAGGTGAGCAGCTGCGGGTACTGGCCGGGCGGTGACGGCGAAGGCCTCTTCTACTCCTACGCGTATCCGGAACCGGAGGGGTATCGGCGGGAACCGGCCGGGCCGGCCGCGGCCTGTTTCGACGAGGACCTGGGGGAGTTCGTGCTGCCGTACACGGACGTGCGAACGGCTCGCGATCCCGACGGGATGCTGCTCGACTTCCTGCAGCGCACGTACGAGGCAGCGGCGAACACCGGCCGGTGGGCTCGCTCTGCCCTCGAACGCGGGCAGGCCACGGAGTAG
- a CDS encoding NAD(P)/FAD-dependent oxidoreductase yields the protein MEPPRILVVGGGFAGVECVRRLERLLSPEEASITLVAPRNYQLYLPLLPQVASGMLTPQSVAVSLRRLLRRTRIAPGAALGVDLDTKVCVVEGLSGRMRIEPYDYLVLAPGSVTRTFDIPGLAEHARGMKTLAEAAYLRDHVIAQLDIAAAAPEHEEREARLQFVVVGGGYSGTETAASLHRLTAAAVDRYPGLDPRVIKWHLVDIAPRLMPELGESLGDAAMNLLRQRGIDISLGVSVAEVQADTVKLTDGRVLPCHTLIWTAGVQPSPLIGTLDVETVRGRVKVTEYMDVPGRHGVFAVGDAAAVPDPSKGDGAVCPPTAQHAQRQGKTVARNVVAALRGYPLQPYRHRDMGLVVDLGGADAVANPLGVSLKGLPAQTVTRGYHMLALHTRVAKARVLTNWLLNATAGDDYVRMGFLANQPATLRHLERTDAYLSPEELRAYTEASDVRG from the coding sequence ATGGAACCACCCCGCATCCTGGTGGTCGGCGGAGGGTTCGCCGGAGTGGAGTGCGTGCGCCGCCTGGAACGGCTGCTGTCCCCGGAGGAAGCGTCGATCACGCTGGTCGCCCCACGCAACTACCAGCTCTACCTGCCGTTGCTGCCGCAGGTGGCGTCGGGAATGCTCACCCCGCAGTCGGTCGCGGTCTCCCTGCGGAGGTTGCTGCGTCGCACGCGGATCGCGCCCGGTGCGGCGCTCGGTGTGGACCTCGACACCAAGGTCTGCGTCGTGGAGGGCCTGTCGGGGCGCATGCGGATCGAACCGTACGACTACCTGGTGCTCGCCCCCGGCAGCGTCACCCGCACGTTCGACATCCCCGGGTTGGCCGAGCACGCGCGCGGGATGAAGACCCTCGCGGAGGCGGCCTACCTGCGCGACCACGTGATCGCCCAGCTCGACATCGCCGCAGCCGCACCGGAACACGAGGAGAGGGAAGCCCGCCTGCAGTTCGTCGTCGTGGGCGGAGGCTACTCGGGAACGGAGACGGCGGCGTCGCTGCACCGGCTCACGGCCGCGGCCGTCGACCGCTATCCGGGGCTCGACCCTCGGGTGATCAAGTGGCATCTCGTCGACATCGCTCCCCGGCTGATGCCCGAACTCGGGGAGAGCCTCGGTGACGCCGCGATGAACCTGCTGCGGCAACGCGGTATCGACATCTCGCTGGGCGTGTCGGTGGCCGAGGTCCAGGCCGACACGGTGAAACTGACCGACGGCCGGGTCCTGCCGTGCCACACCCTCATCTGGACCGCGGGGGTGCAGCCGAGCCCGCTGATCGGCACGCTCGACGTCGAGACGGTGCGCGGGCGCGTGAAGGTCACCGAGTACATGGACGTGCCGGGCAGGCACGGTGTGTTCGCCGTCGGTGACGCCGCCGCGGTGCCCGACCCGTCCAAGGGCGACGGAGCCGTGTGCCCGCCCACCGCGCAGCACGCGCAGCGGCAGGGCAAGACGGTCGCGCGCAACGTCGTCGCGGCACTGCGCGGGTATCCGCTGCAGCCCTACCGGCACAGGGACATGGGCCTGGTCGTGGACCTGGGTGGCGCGGACGCGGTCGCGAACCCACTCGGGGTGTCGCTGAAGGGACTGCCCGCGCAGACGGTCACCCGCGGCTACCACATGCTGGCGCTGCACACGCGCGTCGCCAAGGCGCGGGTGCTGACGAACTGGTTGCTCAACGCCACGGCGGGCGACGACTACGTCCGGATGGGCTTCCTCGCCAACCAGCCGGCGACGCTGCGGCACCTCGAGCGCACGGACGCCTACCTGAGCCCGGAGGAGTTGCGCGCCTACACGGAAGCCTCCGACGTGCGCGGCTAA